A segment of the Corylus avellana chromosome ca2, CavTom2PMs-1.0 genome:
ataaatatataatatcaatacttaatcatatgattcaatgaaaattcaaatactttattcaagacttcaagtgaatcatattattaatgtacaatgatgatatgattcgtataatatcaaattaagtaattgacattggattaaacaatgaccaatgtgttacttataaacacaatttaagtattaatgtattatcattataattttagtaatttatatattatcactataattgatatgattatatcacatgatgacttgatcattaaatcatatgattatataataataaataatacatatataatatgacataactcataagtcataagtctacaagttaatcatatgattcatgtacaatgataatcacaattgattcaattgaattaaacaatatattacttataactacaaatctacaatttaattaaagcattattagatattttaggaatttaggatttaggagtttgaacattaccatttaccattagatattaagttcaattcaaagaaaaaagattataagtgaatatgataagaatttaaataattaatcatatgaatcatatcatataatttaatgagactatatgattatataatatcaaattaagtaattgacattagattcaataatgtgttacttataatcacaattgaagtattgatgtattttttgaacattttttagaaaaataaatttaaccatttaaaaaaaaaaaaattaaccattttttgaacaattttgaattttttgaaccatttgtaacaatttttttaaaattgttacaaattaaccattgatgaagttttaatgttttatttgaacttattttatatgctttgtgttgaactttttttatatatttttttatatgttgtgacagttgtctgaattctgaacttttttttgtatgttgtgttgaattttttttttttttttaaaaaaaaaagttaacctgttatgatttaatatttaaggaaatttttttaaagtacaagtaaatgtaaattttgggttaaatatttttgatttttcaatatgggctctttttatagcaattgggcccaagaagatattaaaaatacaagaaaaaaatgagggtaaaaaaaagcccaaaaaaataagctcaaaaagcCATAAAGAAAGcctaaaaagcccaaaaaaaaagcccaatttaaaaaaagcggttagcggacggttatctatttcgctaaccgctaaccgccggttgcggttagtgaaatctactaaccgctaaggcggttacggttagcggttattgccactaaccgctaaccgtaaccgcctttgcacccctaataattaaacaagaaatttgataaattaatGTAATTAATTAGTGATTAACTTATTAATCATACATTTTTAGTTATTTCTTCTCTAATTATGGACTGTTTCTTCTTCTCACATcagttatataaaaattataataaaaattgtatcaCTCCAAATAAACGAAAAAGACCATAAATTATAAACTAATTAAGCATTTAGAGTACGTAGGACATTGACCTTTCTGCCCTTTCTGGCAAAGCTCTTGATGTGAACCCTCTCTCACTCTCCTTAATATTCGAATTTTCTCACCTAAAAAGAAGACACAAAATCACTGGATTTATTACAGTTCATTCCACACCCACAGTGCGGACACTCCACAAAATTCTCCACCGGAAAGCCAGCGGAAGCAACTCCGACGGAGAACTGGAGCTCGTCGCCGTTGCGAACCACTTCCACAATCTCGAGCCACAAGAAGAACACCTTCACAGTCACACCCTTCAAATTCTTGAGCTTGTCTTCGGATATCACGCCCTTTATGTTGGGCTCATACTTGAGCTGATAAGAATTTTCAAGGGAAAAGCTACAGCTTCCATTGAAGTAGGAAGAGAACTCccctgtttttttgtttatttcgTACCCTGTTACACCTCTGGGGAGAAGGCCGACCGGAAAGTTGTTGTCTTGAAGAACTTCGTAAGCCGAGGGCTTATCATCGCAAACCGCAAATGGGCTTGAACAGCAGATGATCAAAACGAAGAGAATTGCAGAGATCAGAAACGACATGATCAAAGACATGGGTTTTGGTTTCTAAATGGTGTTTGGTTATGCAGAAAATGGAGTACTGAGCAATTCGAGATCATATAGATGGAATTATAAACGAGTGCTCAAAGTGTTCTCGAATCTCAAAGTTTTTGTTTGAgggctcataaaaatttaaaataaaaaataaaaattggtttttttttattttttatttttaacatgttcacacaagggaaggggaggaggggggatttaaactagtgacctccgcttcattaagcgtggttcatagccgattgagctacccttaaTGACTAAAAATTAGGGTTTGTTTTCAGTAAATGGTTTGAGAAAAGAGCTGgattttaatttattcaaatctaaattaaataattaaatatatttatttttataattttaaatttgtaagataaatgataatttaacatgttattaaaaaagatGTTTGAAGTTCGAACTTTATTTCCACGTTTACTGCGTTTAAAGggcttaaaaatgcgtttatcactcaaaaaatcaatttttaaaaaaaatattcgtttagtaaaaaaattaaaaccgcttttaaagatttaaaatgctttttgacaaaaaaaaaaaaacttaaaaatcaaacttttatttctcaaatgcaatttgAATAAATGTTGGCTTATTATTACCATGCAACCCCTCAATGTTCAGTCACATGTGTTGTGCGAGACGTGGCAGAATTGCAAGGACGTGGCAACCTTGCAAGAAATGAGGAGGAAATAGGTGACAGATGGCAAGTAGTTGAATCAGGGGATAAAGGCAGCTGGCAGAAGACATTCTGGGAAGAGTGACGTGTAATAAAGGAAGTTGGTTGTTGTAACcgaatttgtttgtatttttctttttgagttgTTAGAATTGATGTTAGTTGAGGAGTAAAAAATGAAGTTTAGATGGAAGGGTAAGTACGTTTTGAGTGGAATGTTAGTTCATGTTGAATTGGAGGTTAAATCATCCTCGAAATGCTTATTTGAATAAAGGATAAgcattttctctctctgtttataAGATACCTGCTGCATGTTCATTCAACTTCATTGATTTAACCATAATAGATACAGCTCACCATTTTTATGCCATCCCTACTGTTTCTTGTTCTATTATgagtgctattttttttttctttggtgggTATGACTTTTGATTCATAGGTTAAAGTGCACATTTTAACAAAATCATAGAAAGTGTATGTTTAGGCGTAtgaaagaaattattattattattattttttagctaAAAGAGTAGGCTGAGAGACCAATTGTGATTATTGTATTTGGGCATGACCATAGTAGTACTTACCACCTACCCGTTGGGAGCCGTATAGTAAGAGTCTTGACAGTGAAAATCGCATGCGCTCTCAAGTTCGATTAAGTTATAGCCTGATCCAGCCCCACCAAGAGCATCCATCAATAAGAATTAAGAtgactaatactaattaggcacATGTGAGAATTCTCCAATGCTGAGATTCGAACCCATACCCTAGTATATGCCTAATCACTTTAAGGATTTTCTTAGGCCATTAAACTACTAAAATTATAGTTGAGAGTATGAAAGCAATAATAGttgagaggataaaaaaattaatgtcttTAAGCAACAAGCAAAATAGTGCATTTCAAAACAcactattttaaaaatagtttagagaacatttttttttttcatcataaattttattaaacacttaattgtaattttaaaacttatattttcattaattatgtcttaaaatagttttttttttttttttttttaaacaactaGTTTTCACACCACTGAAGACTTGAACTAAATAATTGTCATATTAGAGCATCTTTAGTAATAATAGTTCGATTAGCTACTGAAAAAGTACAACTATCTACTTTAGCTACTACTTTTTCTCTATTATCTTTAACTGATTATCTATTTCTTTCGCTACttgcatttaaatattatttatttctttttttattattatatcattaccaacacttaattaaaattattaaattgacattatATCCTTGCATTTAAgtgttatattctttttttttagtatatgtTGACATTGAAGTCATtaaattattcttgccaaatattatattgagaaatattgaatCAATTTCAAATATTCAATTGCCATTGAAATCTCAAATCATGAAGTTAATTTcatgcatttaaaaaataaaaaaataaaaaagcaaacaaaCGAACGTGCGATCAATGGAGGATCATGTAAACAAACAACCTCATTAAACTAATAAATACAAAGCCATAAGTCTAATCAACGGTAAgcatcataaaaacaaaacaacataaaacaacgatgaatgcataaaaataataataataataataaaaggaaactaaagagaaatatcaaaaaaaaaaaaacatagataGAAAGATGATAGGAGAGATTGAATACTTGAAGAtcatttgtttgtttaaaggggacagcagagagaaagaggaatataataaacaaagaaacccattattttttctcaattttttattttctaatatgtGAACAGTAAATAAGATAATTAGCCTATTTACTGTTCATACAAGatgaaaaatttacaaattaactattctgttgaagataaaaataactcaaactaatcaaatttaattattttaagtcATTTGAGTACTGTTTTGGAGATAATGGCCATACGGCTATTGCTATTTAGTTTTTATGATGGCTCTATCAATGATCCGTTGGAATAGCTCCTACAACAACGTGTTGAAAATGTAGGGCggcaaaatgataaaaagcGGCTCATAAAAGTCCTAAAGCTTATGGAAGACTGCAGAGGCAACATCAGTCCGCACGCATGCATAATTGTGTTATAAAGCAGATGGTGACGCCTTCAAATTCTCAATACACTTttctagccaaaaaaaaaaaaaaagaaaaaaaaaaagacaaattttgtcGTGACAAACAGTAACTCAATTTttaccacgtcaataattcTTGACATAGCAAAAGTggcacatcaataaattttttttgacgtgttgaatgtgacatgtcaatatttattgacgtgttacatacAATACATCaggatttcctgacgtgccaatatttgacacgttaaaaaatttaaattcaatttaatttttaaaagttttatttaaataacttaatatttaaatatttattgacgtggtaaattttgacacgtcaatatatatataatttttgttttttattaggaaataattttaaatgaaaataagacTCAAAATCTTTCCGGATCTTTATTAAATACCTCTGTTGCTGCTCTTGGCCTTCCGATCcggatttctttgatttattattttccatgcagtaatatagaaattaaaaaaaaaaaaaatctgttttttgctctatttctttccctttttttgaacgagaaatttctgacgtggtaaaatgctggcacgtcactaaaaaaatcGGAacattcaactttttccctcttctttccctcttttatGATTTATTCTTTCCcgatcttcttttcttttaattctagatcttctttccctctctcaatctccatcttctctttgcCTGCGCGGCCgactccctcttctctctcaatctctctacacggcagaagaagaagaaaaagaaaggagaagagaagaagaagaaaaaaagaaaaagaaaagaagagaatataagaagagtttttgggtttttgaagatttggtgggtttgacgtttgagtttttaatttttcatgttgattttttgatttgggtttttgattttttgaagattttttggatttgggtttttgaaaatggaggaaagaagagagagatagtgagaaaatggagaaaagaagagagggagagctaGCGGGAGAATTaacgaaaatggagaaaagaagctagagagggagagagctgggaGAAATGACGTTGGTgaaaagaactaaaaaatatatattattttaattaaaaaataatttaaattaataattttttaattgaaaaaaaaatttccagagaaaattttaaaatttttctgacatgtgagaaaatttttctgacatgtcaaaatatttcTGATGTGTTACTATTGATACatcagaaattttttatttctgaCATCCAAAATTTTAACATCTGACACataaaaaatgccacattagtaacatttattgacgtgtcagaccacttaacacatcaaaaaatgcatgtcaggaaaaaattatttttttgtgtgttagcAAAATCCAACACccttttttgagaaaaaaaaagagaagatattGTTTTACCATATGAGATATGCAGACAGATTATGAATAGGCAgaattttcttctaaattttggGGGAGAAAATTGAATGTATTGTTTACATattttttagagtaatgcttTCCCATAAAGCCAATATAGCCAATATAGTGCGGTTTCTACAACATTTGATAAATGAAAATTAGTTATTTAACCGGGAGATCACAGAAACATAGGCTTTATAGGGATATAGAGGTaataaatagaattactctaacaaccaaaaaaatgtttttaagtgttttggagagtataattttttcttggttttaaaaaaatgttttaatgtcAATATGAGGTtcatatttgagaaaatgttttcaacaaaGTACAACTGCTTATGAGAAACACAATTAGATGTAGATCAATAtttgttaaaaacaaaagaaaaaaaagtcaagggcCACCCCAAACACAATGGGGTGGGTTGTCAAAATAATAAGTTAGAACATCTCTGGCAAGGTTTGTAAATTAgctttttagctaaatttagctattATGTTCTATCTTCTTCCTCTAGCAGACAttgtaaaatgaaaattttttctaCAATTACCAcagtaaactttcatatttgaaagtttaCTGTAGTATCTGTAAGTAATATAATATGATTtcccattttcttattttattcttctgtctctctccctctttttctttatttgtctGGTTCATCTTCCCCGAAACACATTCTcacccaacattttttttccacttcctctctttctctaccactttctcttcttctctcttatCATGGATTCCTCATCACGgattcttctctcttctctcccacTCATCTTCCTCCACCACACATGAGATCACTGGTTCACTCTCCTTCaattaaatccaaaaaatcACACCCCAAATCCTTACCCATCAAACCAAATCGACTCCCATCAAAAAATCACAACCAAAATTCACACCCATCAAACCAAATCGTCCCCAGTGAGAGATGTTTGTGGAGCATAAATGGATTTGTGGATAATCTTTGCAATCCTAGTTCTATGGTGGTGACCGAGAGTGAGAGACGGTAAAGGGGATTTGGACTGGAAAATGAATCGGGGGAGAGGTTGTTGTGCGtggtgagggagagagagaagtgggaaaaaatagattaaacaacaatatttaaataaaatagatagtaAAATAAATAGTCCGCTAGAGTTCATTATAAAAATGTAGTAGCTAAATTAgaaaaagttgattttgagcAGCTAAAATAGCCATAGCTGCTGGAGATGCTTTTTAATTCTTGACTCCACAAAAGTTAAGCACCTGCTGTCAAATTATAAAAAGTGGGTGTTGTGAAGTGTTTGctaatgtatttatttattttaaaaatactttaacaataatAACCAACATCATTTTCTTTGCCATGGCATCCTACATCAAAAATGGGTCACCGTTTTTAATTTAAGTCTAAACACAATCTTTTCACgattttcatcaaatacaaGAATGCACCATCTAAAGTGTAAAAATTTCAGATCATTGTCCAAATTACACTCATCAAACCTCTAGATTCTTCAGCATGTTAGTATGAAACACCAAGTTTCTTGTATTTCCTAatctgattttctttctttctttctttctttttaatctttttattcaGGAATTCCCTAGCAGATTCAAACAGGATGTAAATATGtaaatattgaatttaaaagCAACTATCAGTTGGATCTTGTactattttagataaatcatATGCTGCCGTTCCTCCATCTGTGCCTGCAATCTTGATGTTCTTTTTAACCAAGCACTTCGAAGTCTTTTCTCATGTTGATCCAAAGGCTAATCATTTGCAAAATGTCATCCTTTGATTTGATCATTCCAAATAATGCAGCTATTTCTCAGTTAAAAAATGTTATctaccacatttttatcccacaagaTTGATGAGACTATCTTAACCAACCCTATGATcattcattgttaaaaaaaaattaaaaattagttgaGACAGTCACGTTAACATTGTGGaataatattgaaataaatatatGGTGTGGTATATGGCACTACTCTTCTCTCCTAAGTTTAACAACAAAGCAGTAAGCCTATTCGTCCTCCCACCCACTAAACTAGGGATTGCACCTACCCATGTCCCCACTTCAATTCCTTTTCCAAGTCCCTCCATCCACACCACATCAAGAAATATTACAATATATTTTTGGTCATAAGCCATTACACCTGGCATGATATGGTAATAACAAAGGTCACAAGCAGCCTTTCAAGAGTGCATCAATATCATGCAGCTAGTAATTTACTTCCTAAATTGGTGCTTACCACCTTCGTACAGCTGATTTGGTTACTCTTACTCAGATCCCAATTCATCGGTGACACTTCTATTCCTTCACTACTCATCAATGATCTATAAAAAGACATGTTACCCATCATTCTTTCAACTATCATAGAAGAGTTTAAGATAGTCATATCGTGATGCTTAGAAGAGTTTGCATGTAAGGATAGAGTCGCATTTGCATCTATAGGTCAGAGATCAGCCCGAGGAAATCGAAGTAAGATGTAACAGCAAAACAACTAACATGGCTTGAAAAAATTCAATACACAAACAAATACATAACTATGAAGGTGatgcatacaaaaaaaaaaaaaaatgcatatttcCTTGACACAATCAGAGGACAACAATTGACAGGCTTTATCTTTAAGCAAATAAAGTTAACAATGAACGAACCACTATGAAAGAATACCAACTGCAATCAGAGCAGATAAGGGAAAAAGATAGAGGATTGTACATACAGTCAAGCATTCAATCAGCTAACATCCTTCAGTCTTCTTATCAAAGCATCAAGAGACTTCTTTTTTGGGTTCGGCTTGGCTCCCCGTGACCCAAAGGTTCCAAACAGCCGATCTGATTGATCCCTCAACTTCTCTGAAATCGTCACGACTTTCCGGTAGTCCAAAGTGTTGTAACTCCTTGCCCTGATTACTGGATTCATAAAATTCTCCGGATGATCGCTCAAAAGCAAACTAACCAATTGCCTTGATTCAGCAAGCGCCTTTTTCAACTGATTTGCATCCCCTTCTGAGAAAATAAGAGCTTGATTATCCGCAAATGATTCCAAAAGCCGGATATCAACATCAATCCCAATGATCGCATTTACATTAAACTTCTTAACCGAGTCTCCACATAGAACTCCAACAATATTCTCGGAGATGTGAGAAATAACATCTTGTAAAACCCTTTTAAGGACCTGAGCCGGCAATATCTGCTGAGCAGTCGAAACCAGAGTTTCCAAGTATATAATCACCTCATTCACATATTCATTCCCATTCTGTGCAGGTTCATCAGCCATCCAATTCACGTTCTCAATCAACGTCATGAACCCATCAACCTTCGCTTTCAGCAACCCTGAGAGCATTTCTTCGGCCGAATCACGCGCTTTGCCCAACGGAAACTGTCTCCTACCCCTCTCAGCCATTCTCAAGGAAATCCCCGAGAGCTGCGCGGCATGACGAAAGAAGAAATCACACGCACGCTCCATGACAGCCATATTCGCCGCCATCTGCATTGCCTGCGAAACCCCATGAACAGAAGTAGCGATCAGCTTCAACAAAGCCTCATCCAAAACCTCACTCAACAGCCTATCCAAGTACTTCTTCACAACATCGTAAAAATCCAACTGCCCTCCATACGACATGAAACTCACGGAATCCTCCACAAACGACCTCACGATTCGACAACAATCCGGCACCGTGGATGAGAACGGCGCCACGTAAGGAAACGCTGGCACAATGTCCGACGTCTGGAGCTGAAACGACAGCACATTCATCGAATACTCGTACTCCTTCTTCATCAACATCTGCTCAAACTTATCCGCCGCAAGGGCTTCACTAATCTGTTTCCGACAATCGGACAACAACAATTCGTGGTACTTGTCCCTATGTTTGCTCAATACATCTAACAAAGCATCGACTGGGTAGCCATATCTCCTCAGAGTCACTCCCAGTAAGCTCACATAGTCCTTAATCAACAGCAAGTGGTTCGCGGTCTGCATCCTAGAGAACTGATCCTCTAACACCGAGCACATTTTGCTCACAGCGGTCTCCCACAGGTTCTCGACCTCTATTTTCGAAATCAAACTTCCTCCTGTCCTCATAACCCTATCCTCCACGATGAAGAACCCGGCGATTTGAGCGAAAAATGTTTGGTGAGATTCGAGGAAAGGAGTCATAGACGATACCTGAAAGTCCGACGTCAATTGGAGCTTCCGGTTCTCGAAGTAGTACTGCTTGAACCGGTCCTCGAGCCCTAGGGTTTGGTGTATGTGATAGGCTCTGTACAGAGGAGTCAAATCGAAGCCGTTGGTACTGTCACCGTGGTTGTCCTCCTCGTCGTCTTCTTCTTGGAGAGCGTAAACGCAGTCCCGGAGGCTGAGCCGGCTCTGCTCCTCGGCTTGGCGCTGCTTGATCCGGAGATCCTCCTCGCGCTGGCGCGCCGAGGAGGCTTGGCCGATGGCTAACTGGCCGAGGTTCCTGCTCACCACCCGGATCTCCACCAGCCAATCGCCGAACTGTTTACTCACCTTCCTCTCTATGTGAGCCCGAATCGCCGGAATCTTCTTCTCCAGCATTCTCCTCAGAGTAGACGAGGGCGTTTTGTCCAAAAACTCAGTCTCTATCGAGTCCAAGCACTTCAACGCCATGTAGAGGTTGCTGTTGGACAGGTGGTGATTGGATCGGGCACAGACCTCGATCAAGCGGATACTCGTGGCGAGCGACTGGAGCGCGAGATCGACGTTCACCGAAACGGTGCGTGCCTC
Coding sequences within it:
- the LOC132173049 gene encoding uncharacterized protein LOC132173049; translated protein: MSLIMSFLISAILFVLIICCSSPFAVCDDKPSAYEVLQDNNFPVGLLPRGVTGYEINKKTGEFSSYFNGSCSFSLENSYQLKYEPNIKGVISEDKLKNLKGVTVKVFFLWLEIVEVVRNGDELQFSVGVASAGFPVENFVECPHCGCGMNCNKSSDFVSSF
- the LOC132170871 gene encoding exocyst complex component SEC15B — its product is MSTAFQQSTRITMNSTKSRRKVGPASAAENGAESADKLEQMLLSSAICNNEDLGPFIRKAFSSGKPETLHHHLRHFARSKESEIEEVCKAHYQDFIMAVDDLKSLLSDVESLKSALSDSNSRLQSVAGPLLSSLDAFLEARTVSVNVDLALQSLATSIRLIEVCARSNHHLSNSNLYMALKCLDSIETEFLDKTPSSTLRRMLEKKIPAIRAHIERKVSKQFGDWLVEIRVVSRNLGQLAIGQASSARQREEDLRIKQRQAEEQSRLSLRDCVYALQEEDDEEDNHGDSTNGFDLTPLYRAYHIHQTLGLEDRFKQYYFENRKLQLTSDFQVSSMTPFLESHQTFFAQIAGFFIVEDRVMRTGGSLISKIEVENLWETAVSKMCSVLEDQFSRMQTANHLLLIKDYVSLLGVTLRRYGYPVDALLDVLSKHRDKYHELLLSDCRKQISEALAADKFEQMLMKKEYEYSMNVLSFQLQTSDIVPAFPYVAPFSSTVPDCCRIVRSFVEDSVSFMSYGGQLDFYDVVKKYLDRLLSEVLDEALLKLIATSVHGVSQAMQMAANMAVMERACDFFFRHAAQLSGISLRMAERGRRQFPLGKARDSAEEMLSGLLKAKVDGFMTLIENVNWMADEPAQNGNEYVNEVIIYLETLVSTAQQILPAQVLKRVLQDVISHISENIVGVLCGDSVKKFNVNAIIGIDVDIRLLESFADNQALIFSEGDANQLKKALAESRQLVSLLLSDHPENFMNPVIRARSYNTLDYRKVVTISEKLRDQSDRLFGTFGSRGAKPNPKKKSLDALIRRLKDVS